One region of Pyramidobacter sp. YE332 genomic DNA includes:
- a CDS encoding metal ABC transporter substrate-binding protein, with amino-acid sequence MDLVKTVPEEIVEGMQHDHDHDGGNDHGHAHHDHGPDCDHGHDHDAKEEGHHHHDGEEPELDEHVWTAPENAIQIVKKLSEVVAELDPGNRGQYASRAAVYLEQLRRLDDDFRKLIEGSKRREIIVGDRFPFLYFCREFGLKYYAAFPGCSTETEPNPETVAFLIDKVKQDGIPVVFHIELSNGQMARAIADATGAQVRLLNAVHNVSAEDFEKGITYLDLMRHNLNVLKEALN; translated from the coding sequence ATGGACTTGGTGAAGACGGTTCCGGAGGAGATCGTCGAGGGCATGCAGCACGATCACGACCACGACGGCGGCAATGATCACGGTCATGCTCACCATGACCACGGTCCCGACTGTGACCACGGGCACGATCATGACGCCAAGGAAGAGGGGCATCATCACCACGACGGCGAGGAGCCGGAGCTGGACGAGCACGTGTGGACGGCGCCCGAAAACGCGATCCAGATCGTGAAGAAGCTCAGCGAAGTGGTTGCTGAGCTGGATCCCGGGAACAGGGGCCAGTACGCCAGCCGCGCCGCCGTGTATCTTGAGCAGTTGCGCCGGCTTGACGATGATTTCCGCAAATTGATCGAGGGCTCGAAGCGCCGCGAGATCATCGTCGGTGACCGCTTCCCCTTCCTGTACTTCTGCCGCGAATTTGGCCTGAAGTACTACGCTGCGTTCCCCGGCTGCTCGACCGAGACGGAACCGAATCCCGAGACGGTTGCTTTCCTGATCGACAAGGTGAAGCAGGACGGGATCCCCGTCGTGTTCCACATCGAGCTGTCGAACGGCCAGATGGCCCGCGCCATCGCCGACGCCACGGGCGCCCAGGTGCGGCTGCTGAACGCGGTGCACAACGTCAGCGCCGAGGATTTCGAAAAGGGGATCACCTACCTCGACCTGATGCGCCACAATCTGAACGTCCTCAAAGAGGCGCTGAACTAA
- a CDS encoding DUF6282 family protein yields MRDCLRGAYEMHVHTSPDVTARKCSDLELARRFRDAGLAGALIKCHYADTAARAALLNEQFAQLHFAGGVTLNNSVGGLNPEAVAASDKMGGRIVWFPTMDSRSYQEFRKQNGTPGADPSRCIDVLDGRGNLVPEALAVLETAKRCGMLVGTGHVSAAEGLALARAGAKTGCQVILTHADNPADVYTTDQQREAAALGAIVEHCYFTTYYKRTPIETIAAQIRAVGVERVILSTDFGQPQSPYSDEGLLQYANLLAAQGFNDAELGMMFRDTPARLLGFER; encoded by the coding sequence ATGAGAGACTGTCTTCGCGGCGCTTACGAGATGCACGTCCACACTTCGCCCGACGTGACGGCACGCAAATGCAGCGATCTCGAACTGGCGCGGCGCTTTCGCGACGCCGGGCTGGCGGGGGCTCTGATCAAATGCCACTACGCCGACACGGCGGCTCGCGCGGCGCTGCTGAACGAGCAATTTGCGCAACTGCATTTCGCCGGCGGCGTGACGCTGAACAATTCAGTCGGCGGGCTCAATCCCGAAGCAGTCGCCGCCAGCGACAAGATGGGCGGCCGAATCGTCTGGTTCCCGACGATGGACTCGCGCAGCTATCAGGAATTCCGCAAGCAAAACGGAACGCCCGGCGCGGATCCGAGCAGGTGCATTGACGTCCTTGACGGTCGGGGAAACTTGGTTCCCGAAGCGCTCGCGGTGCTGGAAACGGCGAAACGCTGCGGGATGCTGGTCGGCACGGGGCATGTCAGCGCCGCGGAAGGACTGGCGCTGGCACGCGCCGGCGCAAAGACGGGCTGTCAGGTGATCCTGACGCACGCCGACAATCCTGCCGACGTTTACACAACGGACCAGCAGCGCGAGGCCGCGGCGCTGGGGGCGATCGTCGAACATTGTTACTTCACGACCTATTACAAACGCACGCCCATCGAGACGATCGCCGCGCAGATCCGGGCCGTAGGCGTGGAACGGGTGATCCTTTCCACCGATTTCGGGCAACCGCAATCGCCCTACTCCGACGAGGGACTTTTACAATACGCGAATCTGCTCGCGGCGCAGGGCTTCAACGACGCCGAACTGGGCATGATGTTCCGCGACACGCCGGCTCGCCTGCTCGGCTTTGAACGCTGA
- a CDS encoding metal ABC transporter permease — translation MLNELLQMLSYPFVVNALIVGCLVSLCASLLGTSLVLKRYSMIGDGLAHVAFAALALAKALDLAPLSLAIPACIVAAFLLLQIKSSSRIRGDSATAVLCSGALAVGVAAVSLSTGMNVDVCNYMFGSILAMSRSDVILSAALSCAVLLLYVLFYNRIFAVTFDETFAQAAGIHTGRYNMIIALLTSVTVVLGMRMMGTLLISSLIVFPSLTAMRICRRFRSTVLLSAAISVGCFFTGMFLSYLYSIPTGSCIVIVNMALFAAAVAGSHFHGFRRPQ, via the coding sequence ATGCTGAACGAACTTTTGCAGATGCTGTCCTATCCTTTCGTGGTCAACGCGCTGATCGTCGGCTGCCTGGTCTCGCTCTGCGCTTCGCTGCTGGGGACCAGCCTGGTCCTGAAGCGTTATTCGATGATCGGCGACGGTCTGGCTCACGTGGCCTTCGCGGCGCTGGCCCTGGCGAAAGCGCTCGACCTCGCGCCGCTGAGCCTGGCGATTCCCGCCTGCATTGTGGCGGCCTTCCTGCTGCTGCAGATCAAGAGCAGTTCGCGGATCCGCGGCGATTCGGCGACGGCCGTGCTGTGCAGCGGCGCGCTGGCGGTCGGCGTGGCGGCGGTCTCGCTTTCGACGGGAATGAACGTGGACGTGTGCAATTACATGTTCGGCAGCATTCTCGCCATGAGCCGTTCCGACGTGATCCTCTCGGCGGCGCTGAGCTGCGCGGTGCTGTTGCTCTACGTCTTGTTCTACAACCGCATCTTCGCCGTCACCTTCGACGAGACGTTCGCGCAGGCGGCGGGGATCCATACAGGGCGCTACAACATGATCATCGCCCTGCTCACGTCCGTAACGGTCGTTTTGGGAATGCGCATGATGGGGACGCTGCTGATCTCCAGCCTGATCGTTTTCCCGTCGTTGACGGCGATGCGGATCTGCCGCCGTTTCAGGAGCACGGTGCTGCTGTCGGCGGCGATCTCGGTCGGCTGTTTTTTCACGGGCATGTTCCTTTCCTATCTGTATTCGATTCCCACCGGATCGTGCATCGTGATCGTCAATATGGCGCTTTTCGCCGCCGCCGTCGCCGGCTCGCACTTTCACGGGTTCCGGCGGCCGCAGTGA
- a CDS encoding PLP-dependent aminotransferase family protein — MPYNSFDDYPMSWRPKLDRSERALYLTLARTLEEDIASGALKPGTRLPPQRELADFLDVNVSTVAKAFKLCELKGLLTATVGSGTFVAYSALTDKRFLERAEGAHVIDMGSVQPEDSANAALLEMARSLFRSDEAAALFSFHAQGEDEWQKDAAVTFMRLCGHEAHREQILFANGAQNAISAIFASLFRRGEKIAVDDHTYPGVKSAAAMFGVKLVPVRSGDEGMEPADLERLCRSEKIHGVYLISACHNPTTATLPEDRRREIAAVLRAHDALLIEDGTNQLMQRGVPSVSSFAPERSLYIATMSKVIAPGLRAACVAVPDACKEAVAGALYSLNVGVVPMMAELAARVIASGQFERIIAAHRRHTGERSRLVRAILPDATCRGGDADIFRWLTLPERFASVQFEQAALARGVRVAAAERFAVGKTPPARAVRVAFCTPPRDQLEKGLRVLAELIAD, encoded by the coding sequence ATGCCCTACAATTCCTTCGACGACTATCCGATGAGCTGGCGGCCGAAGCTGGACCGCAGCGAACGCGCGCTCTATCTGACGCTGGCGCGCACGCTCGAGGAGGATATCGCGTCGGGCGCGCTCAAGCCCGGCACGCGTCTGCCGCCGCAGCGCGAACTGGCCGACTTTCTCGACGTCAACGTCAGTACCGTGGCCAAAGCCTTCAAGCTCTGCGAGCTCAAGGGGCTGCTCACCGCCACCGTCGGCAGCGGCACGTTCGTGGCGTACAGCGCGCTCACCGACAAACGGTTTCTCGAACGCGCCGAAGGAGCGCACGTTATCGACATGGGCAGCGTCCAGCCGGAGGATTCTGCCAACGCCGCGCTGCTGGAGATGGCCCGCTCGCTCTTCCGCAGCGACGAGGCCGCCGCGCTGTTCAGCTTCCACGCCCAGGGCGAGGACGAGTGGCAGAAGGACGCCGCCGTTACGTTCATGCGCCTGTGCGGACATGAGGCGCACCGCGAGCAGATCCTGTTTGCCAACGGCGCCCAGAACGCGATCTCGGCCATCTTCGCCTCGCTGTTCCGCCGCGGCGAAAAGATCGCCGTGGACGACCACACTTATCCCGGCGTCAAGTCGGCCGCCGCCATGTTCGGCGTCAAACTCGTCCCCGTCAGGAGCGGCGATGAGGGCATGGAACCGGCCGACCTCGAACGTCTTTGCCGCAGCGAAAAGATCCACGGCGTCTACCTGATCTCCGCCTGCCACAACCCCACCACTGCCACGCTCCCGGAAGACCGCCGCCGCGAGATCGCCGCCGTTTTGCGCGCCCACGACGCGCTGCTGATCGAGGACGGCACCAACCAGCTCATGCAGCGCGGCGTGCCCTCCGTGTCGAGTTTCGCGCCGGAGCGCAGCCTCTACATCGCCACGATGTCGAAAGTGATCGCTCCGGGGCTGCGCGCCGCCTGCGTGGCCGTGCCCGACGCCTGCAAAGAGGCCGTCGCCGGCGCGCTGTACAGCCTCAACGTCGGCGTCGTGCCGATGATGGCCGAACTGGCGGCCCGCGTCATCGCCTCCGGCCAGTTCGAGCGTATCATCGCCGCGCACCGGCGGCACACCGGCGAGCGCAGCCGTCTCGTGCGCGCGATTTTGCCCGACGCGACATGCCGCGGCGGCGACGCCGACATCTTCCGTTGGCTGACGCTGCCCGAACGCTTCGCGAGCGTCCAGTTCGAGCAGGCGGCCCTGGCGCGGGGCGTCCGCGTCGCCGCCGCCGAACGCTTCGCCGTCGGCAAAACGCCGCCCGCCCGCGCCGTGCGTGTCGCCTTCTGCACGCCGCCGCGCGACCAACTCGAAAAAGGGCTGCGCGTCCTTGCCGAATTGATCGCCGATTAG
- a CDS encoding tripartite tricarboxylate transporter permease, with protein MLDWLEALKLALVPSVLLSNFIGTAVGIVIGALPGLTSTMGVALAVPLTYGMAPASGFAMLCGIYCGSVYGGAITAILINTPGTPAGAATTLDGYPMAQKGRAVEALGIAAISSFIGGLFSVAVLSFCAPALAKVALSFGPAEYFAVMVFGITIISSISGKSMSRGLFAGLLGMFLGTFGTDPLTGYPRFADGIPGLYGGIEIVPCLIGLFSFPQAIDMVVKKAKESSMNALTGKVPPLREFARRWVNLLRSAVIGTFVGILPGAGTSIATFISYNEAMRFSKHKEEFGTGCMDGVVATETSNNAVVGGSLVPLLTLGIPGNAVSAIFLGALTIQGLKPGPFLFQEQAPLIYSLFLSLGIAHFFFLAIGLGGVRIFPRILKISPTVLSGGILILGTVGAYALRNEPFDIWVVLAFGLLGYFLKTIRTPTAPVVLGFILGPMIEANFEQAMLIGDGKWSFFFGKPISCVFLILAAVSFVTPFIFRWRKIRNVSSLAEEESHTEEEEL; from the coding sequence ATGTTAGATTGGCTCGAAGCTTTGAAACTCGCCCTGGTTCCCAGCGTGCTGCTCTCAAACTTTATCGGCACGGCGGTCGGCATCGTGATCGGCGCGCTGCCCGGTCTGACCTCGACGATGGGCGTGGCGCTGGCGGTGCCCCTCACTTACGGCATGGCGCCCGCCTCGGGATTCGCCATGCTCTGCGGCATTTACTGCGGCTCAGTCTACGGCGGCGCCATCACGGCCATCCTCATCAACACGCCGGGCACGCCCGCCGGCGCGGCAACGACGTTGGACGGCTATCCGATGGCGCAGAAGGGACGCGCCGTGGAGGCTCTCGGCATCGCAGCGATCAGTTCGTTCATCGGCGGGCTGTTCAGCGTCGCAGTATTGAGCTTCTGCGCGCCGGCGCTGGCCAAGGTAGCGCTGTCTTTCGGCCCGGCCGAGTACTTCGCGGTGATGGTTTTCGGCATCACGATCATCTCCAGCATCTCGGGCAAGTCCATGTCGCGCGGGCTCTTTGCCGGGCTGCTGGGGATGTTCCTCGGCACCTTCGGCACTGATCCGCTGACAGGCTATCCGCGTTTCGCCGACGGCATTCCCGGCCTGTACGGCGGCATCGAGATCGTACCCTGTCTGATCGGCCTGTTCTCGTTCCCACAGGCGATCGACATGGTGGTCAAAAAGGCGAAAGAGTCGAGCATGAACGCTTTGACGGGCAAGGTGCCGCCGCTGCGCGAGTTTGCCAGACGCTGGGTGAATCTGCTGCGTTCGGCGGTGATCGGCACGTTCGTCGGCATCCTTCCCGGCGCCGGAACGAGCATCGCCACGTTCATCTCCTACAACGAAGCGATGCGCTTTTCCAAGCACAAGGAAGAGTTCGGCACGGGCTGCATGGACGGCGTCGTCGCCACGGAAACTTCGAACAACGCCGTCGTCGGCGGTTCTCTGGTGCCGCTGCTGACGCTGGGAATCCCCGGCAACGCGGTGTCGGCCATCTTCTTGGGCGCTCTGACGATCCAGGGACTGAAGCCCGGACCGTTCCTGTTCCAGGAACAGGCGCCGCTGATTTACAGCTTGTTCCTCAGCCTCGGCATCGCCCACTTTTTCTTCCTCGCCATCGGCCTCGGCGGCGTGAGGATTTTCCCCAGGATCCTGAAGATTTCGCCCACGGTGCTCTCCGGCGGCATCCTCATTCTCGGTACGGTGGGAGCGTATGCGCTGCGCAACGAGCCTTTCGACATTTGGGTCGTACTGGCGTTCGGCCTGCTGGGATATTTCCTGAAAACGATCAGGACGCCCACGGCCCCCGTCGTGCTGGGCTTCATCCTCGGGCCGATGATCGAAGCCAACTTCGAGCAAGCCATGCTGATCGGCGACGGCAAATGGTCGTTCTTCTTCGGCAAGCCGATTTCCTGCGTTTTTCTGATCCTCGCCGCCGTCTCCTTCGTGACGCCCTTCATCTTCCGCTGGCGCAAAATCCGCAACGTCTCCTCCCTGGCCGAAGAGGAGAGCCATACCGAGGAAGAAGAGCTGTAA
- a CDS encoding RraA family protein — protein MSVGFRVYTKRNLPPQELVEAFRHIPASNIADTMNRLCAIHSDIHLMTKPGDGNMVGVALTIKARPGDNLMLHKALNMIEPGDVVVVSNEGDRSQSLMGEVMAAYAKSRGVAGFVFDGPMRDIDSLYDGGVPFYATGTTPGGPFKEGPGEINVPIACGGIMVNPGDIIVGDPDGVIVIPRQDAERVLEAARKFMEQDQSKLKAAQEGHAKRDWVDKKLEEKGCEIIDGAYPA, from the coding sequence ATGTCCGTAGGATTTCGCGTGTACACCAAAAGGAACCTGCCGCCCCAAGAGCTCGTCGAGGCGTTCCGTCACATTCCCGCCTCCAACATCGCCGATACGATGAACCGCCTCTGCGCCATCCACTCCGACATTCATCTGATGACAAAGCCCGGCGACGGCAACATGGTCGGCGTGGCGCTGACCATCAAGGCCCGTCCCGGCGACAATCTGATGCTGCACAAGGCGCTGAACATGATCGAACCCGGCGACGTGGTCGTCGTTTCCAACGAGGGTGACCGCAGCCAGTCCCTGATGGGCGAGGTCATGGCCGCTTACGCCAAATCGCGCGGCGTGGCCGGTTTCGTCTTCGACGGACCGATGCGCGACATCGACAGCCTTTATGACGGCGGCGTGCCGTTCTACGCGACGGGCACCACTCCCGGCGGCCCCTTCAAGGAGGGGCCCGGCGAGATCAACGTTCCCATCGCCTGCGGCGGCATCATGGTCAATCCCGGCGACATCATCGTCGGCGATCCCGACGGCGTGATCGTCATTCCCCGTCAGGATGCCGAAAGGGTGCTGGAAGCGGCGCGAAAGTTCATGGAACAGGACCAAAGCAAGCTGAAGGCGGCGCAGGAGGGGCACGCCAAGCGCGACTGGGTCGACAAGAAGCTGGAAGAAAAAGGCTGCGAGATCATCGACGGCGCGTATCCCGCGTAA
- a CDS encoding SLC13 family permease — protein sequence MSQMAIALIILAATIVLFIWEPVPILVTAIGASIAYAYAGIIPVGDIFKGYNSNTIVLLAGMMIVGSSLFHTGLTDIIGEKMVKITGKSERNIVLATLIVSCALSSVCSNIGVMTAMAPLVTAMCFSAGCGPSRTLMALLFGAQFGGFVTLVGVGSNASAANAMADLGLTPFGFFGITPFGLGICVLGTLYFTFVGMKFLPDTGYVPEFAKVEKKPFDKNKAAIACITMAAVLVVIALSPKKMPMHVAAVIGSLVIMGTKCMTVREAIAAIDWNCMLLVGSLTAISTGVQKSGAGAAMAELILQILGEHPSTFMITTVIFIAAVILTQVMSNIPTIMLFMPIGVSIAKAINVSPYPICMIITLAGAASYATPFAAPQNMMTVGWTQYRFMDYIKAGLPMLLVTYLVIVAVIPFYLPY from the coding sequence ATGAGCCAAATGGCAATCGCGCTGATCATTCTCGCCGCCACGATCGTTCTGTTCATCTGGGAGCCGGTGCCCATCCTCGTCACTGCCATCGGCGCTTCGATCGCTTACGCCTACGCGGGCATTATTCCCGTCGGCGACATCTTCAAGGGCTACAACAGCAACACCATCGTGTTGCTGGCCGGCATGATGATCGTCGGATCGTCGCTGTTCCACACCGGCCTGACCGACATCATCGGCGAAAAGATGGTGAAGATCACGGGAAAAAGCGAGCGCAACATCGTCCTCGCCACGCTGATCGTTTCCTGCGCCCTCAGTTCGGTGTGCAGCAACATCGGCGTGATGACGGCCATGGCCCCGCTGGTCACGGCCATGTGTTTCTCCGCTGGCTGCGGTCCTTCGCGCACGTTGATGGCGCTGCTTTTCGGCGCTCAATTCGGCGGCTTCGTGACGCTGGTCGGCGTCGGTTCCAACGCTTCCGCGGCCAACGCCATGGCCGACCTCGGCCTAACGCCGTTCGGGTTCTTCGGCATCACGCCCTTTGGTCTCGGCATCTGCGTTCTCGGCACGCTGTACTTCACTTTCGTGGGCATGAAGTTCCTGCCCGACACGGGATATGTCCCCGAGTTCGCCAAGGTCGAGAAGAAACCCTTCGACAAAAACAAGGCCGCCATCGCCTGCATCACCATGGCCGCCGTGTTGGTAGTCATCGCGCTGAGTCCCAAGAAGATGCCCATGCACGTGGCGGCGGTGATCGGCTCGCTGGTTATCATGGGCACCAAGTGCATGACCGTTCGGGAAGCCATCGCCGCCATCGACTGGAATTGCATGCTGCTGGTCGGTTCGTTGACCGCCATTTCCACAGGCGTGCAGAAAAGCGGCGCCGGCGCCGCCATGGCTGAACTGATTTTGCAGATCCTCGGCGAACATCCCAGTACGTTCATGATCACGACGGTGATCTTCATCGCCGCCGTAATTCTCACTCAGGTGATGTCCAATATTCCCACGATCATGTTGTTCATGCCCATCGGCGTTTCCATCGCCAAAGCGATCAACGTCAGTCCTTATCCCATCTGCATGATCATCACGCTGGCCGGCGCCGCGTCTTACGCCACGCCTTTCGCCGCCCCGCAGAACATGATGACCGTCGGCTGGACGCAGTACCGCTTCATGGACTACATCAAAGCAGGACTGCCGATGCTGCTGGTAACCTATCTGGTCATTGTCGCCGTCATCCCTTTCTATCTGCCCTATTAA
- a CDS encoding tripartite tricarboxylate transporter substrate binding protein: MNRRISALLVATAAFLIPACGFAADYPAKPVKIIVPFAAGGAADMTTRLAAKVAEKYLGQPMAVENRPGGGGVTGYAEVAKSRPDGYTLSEVGPSVVIAPLTKKTNFTVDSFTPIVNMVYEPETIACLSDRFKTWEELVAASQANPGGVKISVSGAMASDHLAVLRVLKKSGLKWVCVPTNGSSQAITAMLGGHVDLTIVSPSELSEQVRSGQVAYLLTLAPKRLGEYPELPIAAEKGIEVVDGPWRGLVAPKGTPEEVVAAIEAAFLKAFADPEFVDAYSKAGLPANMWMNRADFTALVDQQKVDIAEVIAETGVKTNK, translated from the coding sequence ATGAATCGTCGCATTTCGGCTTTACTTGTCGCAACAGCAGCGTTTCTAATCCCCGCGTGCGGTTTCGCCGCCGACTATCCCGCCAAGCCCGTCAAGATCATCGTTCCCTTCGCCGCCGGCGGCGCCGCCGACATGACCACCCGTCTGGCGGCAAAGGTCGCCGAAAAATATCTCGGCCAGCCCATGGCGGTCGAGAATCGTCCCGGAGGCGGCGGCGTGACCGGTTATGCCGAAGTCGCCAAATCCCGCCCCGACGGTTATACGCTCAGCGAAGTGGGGCCCAGCGTCGTCATAGCGCCCCTGACCAAGAAGACCAATTTCACGGTCGATTCCTTTACGCCCATCGTCAATATGGTGTACGAACCGGAAACGATCGCCTGCCTGAGCGATCGCTTCAAGACATGGGAAGAGCTTGTCGCCGCCTCGCAGGCCAACCCCGGCGGCGTCAAGATCAGCGTCTCCGGCGCCATGGCCAGCGACCACCTCGCCGTGCTCCGCGTGCTCAAGAAGAGCGGACTGAAGTGGGTCTGCGTGCCCACCAACGGCAGTTCTCAGGCCATCACGGCCATGCTGGGCGGCCACGTCGACCTGACGATCGTCTCGCCTTCCGAGCTTTCCGAGCAGGTGCGCAGCGGCCAGGTCGCCTATCTGCTGACGCTGGCTCCCAAGCGTCTCGGGGAGTATCCCGAACTGCCCATCGCCGCCGAAAAGGGCATCGAGGTTGTGGACGGCCCCTGGCGCGGTCTTGTCGCTCCCAAGGGAACGCCCGAAGAAGTGGTGGCCGCGATCGAAGCGGCTTTCCTGAAGGCGTTTGCGGATCCTGAGTTCGTCGACGCTTACAGCAAAGCGGGGCTGCCCGCCAACATGTGGATGAACCGCGCCGACTTCACGGCGCTGGTCGATCAGCAGAAGGTGGACATCGCCGAAGTGATCGCCGAGACCGGCGTGAAGACGAACAAGTAG
- a CDS encoding metal ABC transporter ATP-binding protein, giving the protein MSLLACRNASFAYDGRKVLEDVSFEVSSGGYLCIVGENGAGKSTLMQGLLGLVKPVGGSVEVGAEARMGGIGYLPQQTAVQKDFPASVEEVVLSGQLRRCGLRPFFGKGDRREAEAKLRLVRMQDFRKKCFRDLSGGQQRRVLLARALCATRSLLLLDEPAAGLDPRMQDEMYQILNELNREQGMTIVMITHDVRSALRCARQILHLNGRQLFFGSVEEYSQSAAGRRFIDGGPFRVLSGAAAEEGGAKLC; this is encoded by the coding sequence ATGAGCCTCCTCGCGTGCCGTAATGCGAGCTTCGCCTACGACGGCAGGAAGGTCCTGGAGGACGTCAGCTTTGAGGTCTCCTCCGGCGGCTACCTTTGCATCGTCGGCGAAAACGGAGCCGGCAAGAGCACGCTGATGCAGGGACTGCTGGGCCTCGTCAAGCCGGTCGGCGGTTCTGTGGAAGTTGGCGCAGAGGCGCGCATGGGAGGCATCGGATATCTTCCCCAACAGACGGCGGTGCAGAAAGACTTTCCCGCCAGCGTCGAGGAAGTGGTGTTGTCGGGCCAGCTGCGGCGCTGCGGCCTGCGTCCCTTTTTCGGCAAGGGCGACCGTCGGGAAGCCGAGGCGAAGCTGCGGCTGGTGCGGATGCAGGATTTCAGAAAGAAATGTTTCCGCGATCTTTCCGGCGGCCAGCAGCGCCGGGTGCTGTTGGCCCGGGCCCTGTGCGCCACGCGTTCGCTCCTGCTGCTGGACGAACCGGCGGCGGGGCTGGATCCCCGCATGCAGGACGAAATGTACCAGATCCTGAACGAGCTGAACCGCGAGCAGGGCATGACGATCGTCATGATCACTCACGACGTGCGGAGCGCCCTGCGCTGCGCCCGGCAGATCCTTCATCTCAACGGCCGCCAGCTGTTTTTCGGCTCCGTTGAGGAATACTCGCAAAGCGCGGCCGGCCGCCGTTTTATCGACGGCGGCCCGTTCCGCGTCTTGAGCGGTGCGGCTGCGGAAGAGGGCGGGGCGAAGTTATGCTGA
- a CDS encoding metal ABC transporter substrate-binding protein produces MKKKFFALCAAMVFACGAAFAAPAADAEKLSVICSNFAEYDFVRQITGDLANVKMLLRPGMESHSFDPTVKDILDLQNCGLFVYVGGDSDAWVDKVLASFDKGKGPAS; encoded by the coding sequence ATGAAGAAAAAATTTTTCGCTCTGTGTGCCGCGATGGTTTTCGCTTGCGGCGCCGCTTTTGCCGCTCCGGCGGCGGACGCTGAAAAGCTCAGCGTCATTTGTTCCAACTTTGCCGAGTACGATTTCGTCCGTCAGATCACGGGCGACCTGGCCAACGTGAAGATGCTGCTGCGCCCGGGCATGGAAAGCCACAGCTTCGACCCGACGGTAAAAGACATTCTCGACCTGCAGAACTGCGGGCTGTTCGTTTACGTCGGCGGCGATTCCGATGCCTGGGTCGACAAGGTGCTGGCCTCTTTCGACAAGGGCAAAGGCCCCGCGTCGTGA
- a CDS encoding transporter substrate-binding domain-containing protein, with product MKFFGKTVAALAALVIVPLAARADLRVATASTYPPYEFLNEKGELDGFDKDLMEEIGRRLGEKIVWLDTGHYDMVIPSLVTDRADVIAAGMSATPIRAKRVLFSTPYVPTMASFVTAPNVAVKKLEDLRGLRGCVPVGTTQDVFLTPLAGKLGFQIKNFAKIEECLWDIVTGRSDFTLMDVPVANKILELPSFKGKAVRGYTFQLTGAGKALAVNLGNTALKNELDGAIAAMEADGTLPALRKKWKLGKK from the coding sequence ATGAAATTTTTCGGGAAAACCGTCGCCGCGCTTGCAGCGCTCGTGATCGTGCCGCTGGCGGCCCGCGCCGATTTGCGCGTGGCCACCGCCAGCACCTACCCGCCCTACGAGTTCCTCAACGAAAAAGGCGAACTGGACGGCTTCGACAAAGATTTGATGGAAGAGATCGGCCGCCGTCTCGGCGAAAAGATCGTCTGGCTCGACACGGGCCATTACGACATGGTCATCCCCTCGCTGGTCACCGACCGCGCCGACGTCATCGCCGCCGGCATGAGCGCCACGCCCATCCGCGCCAAGCGCGTGCTCTTCTCCACTCCCTACGTGCCCACCATGGCCTCCTTCGTCACCGCGCCCAACGTCGCCGTGAAAAAGCTCGAAGACCTGCGCGGCCTGCGCGGCTGCGTGCCCGTCGGCACCACGCAGGACGTTTTTCTCACGCCGCTGGCGGGCAAACTGGGTTTTCAGATCAAGAACTTCGCCAAGATCGAAGAGTGTCTATGGGACATCGTCACCGGCCGCAGCGACTTCACCCTCATGGACGTGCCCGTGGCCAACAAGATCCTCGAACTGCCCAGCTTCAAAGGCAAAGCCGTGCGCGGTTACACCTTCCAGCTCACCGGCGCCGGCAAAGCGCTGGCCGTCAACCTCGGCAACACCGCGCTGAAAAACGAACTCGACGGCGCCATCGCCGCCATGGAAGCCGACGGCACCCTCCCCGCCCTGCGCAAGAAGTGGAAGCTGGGAAAAAAGTAA
- a CDS encoding tripartite tricarboxylate transporter TctB family protein, whose translation MFLVRTLSLEVVFVLFFLWRSLYEPAEVRAYPQALLVLMGLCALTSLYYAWKIRNTSQGSADEIRFNKYFSIGSFFCYLLSFHTLGFIVATFLFYGIWMAVIERRLKVSHVLIAAVFAGLLYYVFHNVLGVLLPAGLLANVLPD comes from the coding sequence GTGTTTCTTGTCAGAACGCTTTCCCTCGAGGTCGTTTTCGTCCTGTTTTTCTTATGGCGATCGCTGTACGAGCCCGCCGAAGTGCGCGCTTATCCGCAGGCGCTGCTGGTCCTGATGGGGCTGTGCGCCTTGACCTCGCTGTATTACGCCTGGAAGATCCGCAACACGTCGCAGGGCTCCGCCGACGAGATCCGTTTCAACAAGTACTTTTCCATCGGCTCGTTCTTCTGCTATCTGTTGTCGTTCCACACTCTCGGCTTCATCGTGGCGACGTTTCTTTTCTATGGCATCTGGATGGCGGTGATCGAGCGCAGGCTGAAGGTCAGCCACGTCCTCATCGCGGCGGTCTTTGCCGGATTGCTGTACTACGTGTTCCACAACGTTCTCGGGGTCCTGCTGCCGGCCGGACTGCTGGCAAACGTTCTGCCCGATTAG